One Hevea brasiliensis isolate MT/VB/25A 57/8 chromosome 5, ASM3005281v1, whole genome shotgun sequence genomic region harbors:
- the LOC110640394 gene encoding uncharacterized protein LOC110640394 has protein sequence MSLSIPMLLSFSKTLSSDNPFFCSRFSQLTLHTSPVPLKTTIIRMGGGPRTYPGGVSKWQWKRMQAKKAKQLLKARLCRERQIYEMRKRAELKAAVSELERPWEVVERAPTLFSVNADEQVKVLADRFQKPGGFDMWSERDGPQLFETPDGIPSARFFPKGVVHSVRPYGKIAGNGDFDSGEEDSAMESESERENENGNKDRYGMAMARNGYKSNALSVNEKFRRGGLHTGRKKDCVDSLAREDNSDLESGYNKNSTGKWGMDKNTKSRNGGEFRKQGNRSRFRSGLGSLDSGQVGLGRKQRGSGDTKTNRSKIDGRNRSNGSNSLRNPRYSKSEVCDMSLQQDGSYGFQAKSRQIDSNFQAPEVFESF, from the coding sequence ATGTCTCTCTCAATTCCGATGCTGCTTTCCTTCTCTAAAACTTTATCGTCCGATAACCCATTCTTCTGCTCTAGGTTCTCCCAACTCACCCTACACACCTCACCCGTTCCCCTCAAAACTACTATAATCCGCATGGGCGGCGGGCCCAGAACGTACCCAGGCGGAGTATCCAAGTGGCAATGGAAGCGAATGCAAGCGAAGAAAGCTAAACAGCTTCTAAAAGCTCGGCTCTGCCGCGAGAGACAAATTTACGAAATGCGAAAGAGAGCTGAGCTCAAGGCGGCGGTTTCGGAGCTCGAGCGCCCCTGGGAGGTGGTTGAGAGAGCACCGACGTTGTTCTCGGTTAATGCGGATGAGCAAGTGAAGGTCTTGGCTGACCGGTTTCAGAAACCCGGCGGATTTGATATGTGGTCGGAGAGGGATGGGCCTCAGTTGTTTGAGACCCCCGATGGGATCCCCTCCGCAAGGTTTTTTCCTAAAGGTGTTGTTCATAGTGTCAGGCCTTATGGTAAGATTGCTGGGAATGGTGATTTTGATAGTGGAGAAGAGGATTCTGCTATGGAAAGTGAAAGCGAAAGGGAAAATGAAAATGGAAATAAAGATAGATATGGTATGGCTATGGCAAGGAATGGGTACAAAAGTAATGCTTTGTCAGTCAATGAGAAATTTAGGAGGGGTGGTCTGCACACTGGAAGGAAGAAGGACTGTGTGGATTCGTTGGCAAGGGAAGATAATTCAGATTTAGAGAGTGGATATAACAAGAATTCTACTGGAAAATGGGGCATGGATAAGAATACTAAAAGTAGAAATGGTGGTGAATTTAGGAAGCAGGGCAACAGAAGTAGATTTAGGAGTGGTTTAGGTTCATTAGATTCAGGGCAAGTTGGTTTAGGTAGAAAGCAAAGAGGAAGTGGTGATACTAAGACTAATAGGAGTAAGATTGATGGTAGGAATAGAAGTAATGGGAGTAATAGTTTGCGAAATCCTAGATATTCTAAGTCTGAAGTTTGTGATATGAGTTTACAACAGGATGGGAGTTATGGGTTCCAAGCCAAAAGCAGGCAGATCGATTCTAATTTTCAGGCTCCAGAGGTATTTGAGTCGTTCTAG